The Populus alba chromosome 4, ASM523922v2, whole genome shotgun sequence genome contains a region encoding:
- the LOC118039747 gene encoding universal stress protein PHOS32 isoform X2 — translation MDTLQEDEEYSWREVTLPSLIPVIPEPGLERETGERRRGRDILIAIDHGPNSKHAFDWALIHLCRLADTLHLVHAVSSVQNTVVYETSQQLMEKLAVEALQVAMVRTVARIVQGDAGKAICNEAERLKPAAVVMSTRGRSLVQSVLQGSVSEYCFHHCKAAPVIVVPGKDGDESLI, via the exons ATGGACACACTGCAAGAAGATGAAGAGTACAGCTGGAGAGAAGTAACGTTGCCTTCATTGATTCCAGTAATACCCGAACCAGGGCTAGAAAGGGAGACGGGGGAGAGAAGGAGAGGCAGAGACATCCTTATAGCTATTGATCATGGACCTAATAGCAAGCACGCTTTTGACTGGGCTTTGATTCACCTTTGCAGACTAGCTGACACCCTCCATCTTGTCCATGCTGTTTCGA GTGTGCAGAATACTGTTGTTTATGAGACAAGCCAGCAGCTCATGGAGAAGCTTGCCGTAGAGGCTTTGCAGGTTGCCATG GTGAGGACTGTGGCTCGGATTGTGCAAGGGGATGCTGGTAAGGCAATTTGCAATGAAGCCGAAAGGTTAAAGCCTGCAGCTGTAGTGATGAGTACCAGAGGCAGAAGCCTAGTTCAAAG TGTACTTCAGGGTAGTGTGAGTGAATATTGCTTCCATCATTGTAAAGCAGCACCTGTTATAGTAGTTCCTGGGAAAG ATGGAGATGAATCATTGATATAG
- the LOC118039747 gene encoding universal stress protein PHOS32 isoform X1 has product MDTLQEDEEYSWREVTLPSLIPVIPEPGLERETGERRRGRDILIAIDHGPNSKHAFDWALIHLCRLADTLHLVHAVSSVQNTVVYETSQQLMEKLAVEALQVAMVRTVARIVQGDAGKAICNEAERLKPAAVVMSTRGRSLVQSVLQGSVSEYCFHHCKAAPVIVVPGKEDGDESLI; this is encoded by the exons ATGGACACACTGCAAGAAGATGAAGAGTACAGCTGGAGAGAAGTAACGTTGCCTTCATTGATTCCAGTAATACCCGAACCAGGGCTAGAAAGGGAGACGGGGGAGAGAAGGAGAGGCAGAGACATCCTTATAGCTATTGATCATGGACCTAATAGCAAGCACGCTTTTGACTGGGCTTTGATTCACCTTTGCAGACTAGCTGACACCCTCCATCTTGTCCATGCTGTTTCGA GTGTGCAGAATACTGTTGTTTATGAGACAAGCCAGCAGCTCATGGAGAAGCTTGCCGTAGAGGCTTTGCAGGTTGCCATG GTGAGGACTGTGGCTCGGATTGTGCAAGGGGATGCTGGTAAGGCAATTTGCAATGAAGCCGAAAGGTTAAAGCCTGCAGCTGTAGTGATGAGTACCAGAGGCAGAAGCCTAGTTCAAAG TGTACTTCAGGGTAGTGTGAGTGAATATTGCTTCCATCATTGTAAAGCAGCACCTGTTATAGTAGTTCCTGGGAAAG AAGATGGAGATGAATCATTGATATAG
- the LOC118039746 gene encoding putative pectinesterase 11 — translation MGSATMKVYAAYIAVILAHFALVSLMSAATTGSIDMSTAILIRVEQSGKGDFKKIQDAIDSVPSNNSELVFIWVKPGTYREKIVVPANKPFITLSGTQPSNTIITWNDGGNIMESPTVTVLASDFVARYLTIQNTFGSEDRAVALRVSGDRAAFYGCRILSYQDTLLDDTGSHYYSNCYIEGATDFICGNAASIFERCHVHSISTQNGSITAQHRGLASENTGFVFLGCKITGVGTSIFLGRPWGAYSRVLYAFTYMSGVIAPAGWDDWADPSKHSTVFYAEYKCYGPGANRSKRVGWSQSLSSDAAAPLLTKDMIGGGSWLRSSPTSFKRSSTIIKPGSKL, via the exons ATGGGTTCTGCTACAATGAAGGTTTATGCAGCTTATATTGCTGTGATTTTAGCTCATTTTGCTTTAGTTTCCCTCATGTCTGCCGCTACCACTGGATCAATAGACATGTCAACTGCTATTCTGATAAGGGTTGAACAGTCTGGCAAAGGAGATTTTAAGAAAATACAAGATGCCATCGATTCTGTTCCATCCAATAACTCTGAATTGGTTTTCATTTGGGTTAAGCCAGGAACTTACAG AGAAAAGATTGTTGTTCCTGCCAATAAGCCCTTCATAACTTTGAGTGGCACACAGCCTTCGAACACTATAATAACATGGAATGATGGTGGGAACATAATGGAGTCTCCTACAGTAACTGTACTGGCTTCTGATTTTGTTGCTCGATATCTCACTATCCAG AACACGTTTGGAAGCGAAGACAGAGCTGTTGCACTAAGGGTGTCAGGAGATAGAGCTGCTTTCTATGGTTGCAGGATTCTTTCTTATCAGGATACTCTCCTCGACGACACTGGATCGCATTATTATAGCAATTGCTACATTGAAGGAGCCACAGATTTCATATGCGGAAATGCTGCTTCAATCTTTGAA AGGTGTCATGTACATTCAATTTCCACACAAAATGGATCTATTACCGCTCAACATAGGGGCTTGGCATCTGAGAATACTGGCTTTGTCTTCTTGGGTTGCAAAATCACCGGTGTCGGAACTTCAATATTTCTTGGACGGCCATGGGGTGCTTATTCTAGGGTGCTGTATGCCTTCACTTACATGTCAGGTGTGATAGCTCCCGCAGGGTGGGATGATTGGGCTGACCCAAGCAAGCATAG TACGGTGTTCTACGCCGAATACAAGTGTTATGGTCCTGGAGCTAATAGATCTAAGAGGGTTGGATGGTCACAGAGCCTGTCCAGTGACGCTGCTGCACCCTTGTTAACCAAAGACATGATCGGAGGGGGTAGTTGGCTTAGGTCTTCACCAACCTCCTTCAAACGAAGCTCTACCATTATTAAGCCTGGCAGCAAATTGTGA